From the genome of Sulfurihydrogenibium sp., one region includes:
- the radC gene encoding DNA repair protein RadC has protein sequence MKQDRLIYKKRIKELPKDMLPREKALKEGFSSLSDEELLAISLGSGTKGINVIGLAQKILNGKSFKDLKDITLDDLKKIKGIGEAKALQILAIIEIAKRMDDHAEKIKISSVSDAFNYLKFLSKETQEHMVALYLNSSNHLIAQEVIAKGSLNVVRVLPRDILYYAIKHNCNGIIISHNHPNNDPTPSQEDIEFTKKLQTLANELGFDLLDHIIVGKKDFYSFAKAGLI, from the coding sequence ATGAAACAAGATAGACTTATTTATAAAAAACGTATAAAAGAACTTCCAAAAGATATGCTTCCAAGGGAGAAAGCCCTTAAAGAGGGTTTTTCTTCCCTTTCTGATGAAGAGCTTTTAGCAATATCTCTTGGCAGTGGAACGAAAGGAATAAATGTCATAGGACTTGCACAAAAAATACTCAATGGAAAAAGCTTTAAAGACCTAAAAGATATAACCTTAGATGATTTGAAAAAAATAAAAGGCATTGGTGAGGCAAAAGCTTTACAAATTCTTGCAATCATAGAAATTGCAAAGAGAATGGACGACCATGCTGAAAAAATAAAAATCTCTTCCGTGTCTGATGCTTTTAATTATCTAAAATTTTTATCAAAAGAGACCCAAGAGCATATGGTAGCTCTATATTTAAACAGCTCTAACCATCTAATAGCTCAAGAAGTTATAGCAAAAGGCTCTTTAAACGTAGTTAGAGTGCTGCCAAGAGACATTTTATACTATGCAATAAAGCATAACTGTAATGGAATTATAATAAGCCATAACCATCCGAACAATGACCCAACTCCATCGCAAGAAGATATTGAGTTTACTAAAAAGCTTCAAACCCTTGCCAACGAGCTTGGATTTGATTTACTTGACCATATAATTGTTGGTAAAAAAGATTTTTACAGCTTTGCAAAAGCAGGTTTGATTTAA
- a CDS encoding BCAM0308 family protein gives MKRMDKLIQEYIHDPYFTKEKYHDPSVCERCGVVFHDGIFEWINPPPANAEKFICPACRRIEDKYEGGVVYLKISPYLQKHKEEIFNQIKNVEEEEMRYRPLERIISIEEQDDEIVIKTTYEHLARRIGEAIHRAHKGDLKLSYPEGKKYVRVYWQREE, from the coding sequence ATGAAAAGAATGGATAAACTAATTCAAGAGTACATTCACGACCCATACTTTACAAAGGAAAAATATCACGACCCATCTGTATGTGAAAGATGTGGCGTCGTTTTTCACGATGGAATTTTTGAATGGATAAATCCACCGCCGGCAAACGCAGAAAAATTTATCTGCCCGGCATGCAGAAGAATTGAGGATAAATACGAAGGTGGAGTAGTTTATTTAAAAATATCTCCTTATTTACAAAAACATAAAGAAGAAATCTTTAATCAAATCAAAAATGTAGAAGAAGAGGAGATGAGATACAGACCATTAGAAAGAATTATCTCTATAGAAGAACAAGATGACGAAATTGTAATTAAAACAACTTATGAGCATCTTGCAAGAAGAATAGGTGAAGCTATCCATAGAGCACATAAAGGAGATTTAAAGCTAAGCTATCCAGAAGGCAAAAAGTATGTGAGAGTTTACTGGCAAAGAGAAGAATGA